The Poseidonibacter lekithochrous region GTTATCCTTTTGGGCTTGATGCAAAAGACTTAAATTTTGAACAAAAAATCTTAGCTTCTTTAGATATTTACCAAGCTTTAGTAGAAGATAGACCATATAGAAAATCTATGAGTCATAACAATGCTATAAAAATTTTAAATAGATTAGTTATTGATAATGGATTAGAAGAAGAAATTGTAGAATCAATAGATAAAGTATTCTCTTAAAAAGAGACTACTTATCTTTGATACATCTAACTCCATATCTATCGGCTTTATAATACCAAGTATCTCTACCTTCCATAAAATAAAATGGATAAGCAGCATGTTTATTATCAAGTACTTCATCTCTAGTCCAATAAGACACAGAAATATCAAAACCTTTTATATCAGGTGCTTTATTATTATCATCCCATACTTTTTGAAAGACTTTTTTACTAGGAAGTTTTGCTCCTAAATCTTCACAATATTTCATGGCTTCTACCCATTTCATTCTCTTAGGTGCTTCGTCTAACCAAACAATATCAGCAAAAGCTACATTTGTCAGCAAAACGCCTGCAATTAATAGTTTATTTAATTTCATATTTTTCCTTATATTCCAAATAAATCACTAGTTATACTTGTATACCAATTTTTGGCTGTTAGGTAATTATCACTAGTAATATCTGAACTTTGTGCATAAACTCTTAGTTTATCTTCATATTTGTATTCATGACTAACCCAAGCAGCTTTGTTTGGGGCTATTATTGAATAACAAACATTTCCCGGTAAATTTGATTTATAATCAAACTCTTTTTTATTTATTCTTTCGATTAACTCTTTTGCTAATATTAAAGCACATGAATTAGCCATTTGTCCTGATTTTGGATATGGATATTCACCTTGAGCATCTCCAATAACATAAATATCATCATCACTTACAGTTCTAAAAGTAGGGCGTTTTAGTTTTACCCATCCTTGTGCATAGGTTTTTATTCCCGCTTTTTTATATAAGTCATTTGCTTTGTTTGGTGGAATGATTGATAGTTCTTCATACTTTAGAGTGCTAGTAATATATTTATCATTTAATTCATCAAATTTTTTAATTAAAATTTCTTTTTTAGAAAAATCCACATCTTTAAATCTTGTATTAGGTGTATAAACAATGTAGTCTTTATATATAGTAGAAAAAGCTTCTAGATATGCTTTTGCTTTAGAAGCAGGTTTTGCTCTTGGGTCAATAATCACAACTTTACCATCAATTTTATTTTCTTTAAAATAGTTAGCAATCATACAAGCTCTCTCATATGGAGCAGGGGGACATTTGTATGAAGATTTTGGAAGTGTTAATATAAAATTTCCACCTTTAAAATCTGTAATCATTTTTTTAAGTCTTATTATTTCACTTCCCGGTTTTAAACCAGCAGGAGCTTTGATTAAGGCTTCTTTTGCTTTTTGTTTATCTCTTTTGAATATTTTTTTATAGTTATAATCAATTCCTAAAGCCATAATCATATAGTCATATTTAACTACACTTTTATTAGTAATGACTTCTTTTTTATCTCTGTTAATATTTACAACAGTTTCATTTAGAAAATTGTAATTATATTTTATAACTGAACTATTGTAATCAAAATTCAATGATTCAAAAGTAATATCTTTGATTCCACCTAACCAGCCATTTGAGAATGGACATGAAATAAAATTAAGATTCTTTTCTATTAGTGTTACATTTAGATTTGGGTTTAATTCTTTTAGATATTTTGCTGTACTAATTCCTGCAAAACCACCGCCTAAAATAAGAATATTAGTTTTACTATTTGATGTAGTAGAAGCAA contains the following coding sequences:
- a CDS encoding DUF1566 domain-containing protein, yielding MKLNKLLIAGVLLTNVAFADIVWLDEAPKRMKWVEAMKYCEDLGAKLPSKKVFQKVWDDNNKAPDIKGFDISVSYWTRDEVLDNKHAAYPFYFMEGRDTWYYKADRYGVRCIKDK
- a CDS encoding FAD-dependent oxidoreductase; protein product: MQRRDFFKLSIFTASILVSTKIDAIASTTSNSKTNILILGGGFAGISTAKYLKELNPNLNVTLIEKNLNFISCPFSNGWLGGIKDITFESLNFDYNSSVIKYNYNFLNETVVNINRDKKEVITNKSVVKYDYMIMALGIDYNYKKIFKRDKQKAKEALIKAPAGLKPGSEIIRLKKMITDFKGGNFILTLPKSSYKCPPAPYERACMIANYFKENKIDGKVVIIDPRAKPASKAKAYLEAFSTIYKDYIVYTPNTRFKDVDFSKKEILIKKFDELNDKYITSTLKYEELSIIPPNKANDLYKKAGIKTYAQGWVKLKRPTFRTVSDDDIYVIGDAQGEYPYPKSGQMANSCALILAKELIERINKKEFDYKSNLPGNVCYSIIAPNKAAWVSHEYKYEDKLRVYAQSSDITSDNYLTAKNWYTSITSDLFGI